The genomic region TAGAAATTGCACTGACCTGTGAGAACAGCATCCCAAGACAGACAGGTCTGTCTTGGCGTTTGGGATAGACTGTTCGTAATGGCAGAGGTACCCAGCTCTAAGCCGTGGAGCGCCGGGAGAGTGCCTTTCGGAGGGCTTCAGACTGGACCGCAGCCGGCCGTCACACCGGGTGACCCCCTTATGTCGGGAAACCCGTTGCATGGCGAGGAGATTGCGGCGTCCGGTGCTTCCAGAATGCGCGAACGAATCGTTGACGCGGCCTATGACCTTTTCGCCAGCCGCGGCGTCCGGGACGTCGGCATCAACGAACTCATCCGCAGCTCCGGCGTCGCAAAGGCCACGTTCTACCGCCACTTCGCTTCCAAGGACGAGCTCGTGCTGGCGTTTCTCGAGAAGCGCGACCAAGTATGGACTGTCAACGCCATCATGGGGGAGGCGCGGCGCAGGGCGGACACTCCCGAGCAGCAGCTGCTGGCCATCTTCGACGTCTTCACCGACTGGTTCCACCGCACCGACTTTGAAGCCTGCTCGTTCATCAACGTGCTGCTGGAGATGGGCGCCACGCACCCGCTGGGGCGGGCCAGCATCGATTACCTGGCCAAGATCCGCGGACACGTGAAGCAGCTCGCGGACGAGGCAGGGCTGCAGCGGACCGACGATTTCTCCCGTTCCTGGCACATCCTCATGAAGGGCTCCATTATCTCCGCGGCGGAAGGTGACCTGGATGCCGCCCAGCGCGCCCGGCAGCTGGCCGGCTGGCTGATCGAGAACCACCGGGCGTAACCGGTCGCGTGGCAAACGACGCTGCCCCACGGTTGCCGCGGTCAAAGCGAGGCAGATAAGTCAGGTCTGCACCGGCACGGCAAAGGTAAATGTCGTGCCTTTCCCCACTTCGCTGGCGAGTGAGACGCGGCCCCCGTGGGCTTCCACAATCGCCTTGCTAATGGACAGCCCCAGCCCGACGCCGGGAATCGTTGAATTGCGCACGGCTGCGGACCGGAAGAACTTGGCGAAGACATCCTCCTGGTCCTGCTGGCTCATCCCCATTCCCGTATCGCTCACGCTGCACACCATGTGGCCGTCTTCGGACCGCAGCGACACCAGCACATCACC from Arthrobacter globiformis harbors:
- a CDS encoding TetR/AcrR family transcriptional regulator: MRERIVDAAYDLFASRGVRDVGINELIRSSGVAKATFYRHFASKDELVLAFLEKRDQVWTVNAIMGEARRRADTPEQQLLAIFDVFTDWFHRTDFEACSFINVLLEMGATHPLGRASIDYLAKIRGHVKQLADEAGLQRTDDFSRSWHILMKGSIISAAEGDLDAAQRARQLAGWLIENHRA